The following proteins come from a genomic window of Haliaeetus albicilla chromosome 23, bHalAlb1.1, whole genome shotgun sequence:
- the NALF2 gene encoding NALCN channel auxiliary factor 2, which yields MIRGAWMYPRGGAGGGAVCCAPRRSDKPVADPERAQKWRLSLASLLFFTVLLSDHLWLCAGAKLRARERSGAGRPRSRGPRALLAAEPAGGSCEALLGNLSRGPGPGPGPGPCPAAGRGDLDSACARLHALQRPRGSPAGAALRSPPAAAPFFASPSSSSSSKRTFLQAYFRNFNLSFCDTYTIWDLLREMAGPDGLDCSVDNLMVDLVVAAAGALGGEACSSCVQAYQRLDQHAQEKYEEFDLLLEKYLQSEEYSVRSCLTDCKAVYKAWLCSEYFNVTQQQCRHRIPCKQYCLEVQTRCPFVLPDNDELIYGGLPGFICTGLLENQLPDEEAKCCEVQWDSCDHPPDSNGNTSPKSTASESLHFHRHDPHLHHQRQNHYHLYHHHHHQYHQPHSPSLLPVSAGSRLGSSRIRLCVLVLMLLHTMVSFSSVHGGSGAAGGGLSLEALPALEESVARDE from the exons ATGATCCGCGGCGCCTGGATGTACCCCCGCGggggcgccggcggcggggcggtgTGCTGCGCGCCGCGCCGCAGCGACAAGCCGGTGGCCGACCCGGAGCGGGCGCAGAAATGGCGCCTCTCGCTGGCCTCGCTCCTCTTCTTCACCGTCCTCCTCTCCGACCATCTGTGGCTCTGCGCCGGGGCCAAGCTGCGGGCgcgggagcggagcggagccgggCGGCCGCGGAGCCGCGGGCCGCGGGCCCTGCTGGCGGCCGAACCGGCGGGCGGCAGCTGCGAGGCCCTGCTCGGCAACCTCAGCCggggccccggccccggccccggccccggcccctgccccgccgccggccgcggcgACCTGGACTCGGCCTGCGCCCGGCTGCACGCCCTGCAGCGGCCGCGGGGCTCGCCGGCCGGCGCGGCCCTCCGctcgccccccgccgccgcccccttCTTcgcctctccctcctcctcctcctcctccaagaGGACCTTCCTGCAGGCTTACTTTAGGAACTTCAACCTCTCCTTTTGTGATACTTACACGATCTGGGACCTGCTGCGGGAGATGGCCGGCCCGGACGGCCTGGACTGCAGCGTGGACAACCTGATGGTGGACTTGGTGgtggcggcggccggggcgcTGGGCGGGGAGGCCTGTAGCAGCTGCGTCCAGGCGTACCAGCGGCTGGACCAACACGCTCAGGAAAAATACGAGGAGTTCGACCTCTTGCTGGAGAAGTACTTGCAATCGGAAGAGTACTCGGTCAGATCCTGCCTGACGGACTGCAAG GCTGTCTACAAGGCCTGGCTGTGCTCCGAGTATTTCAACGTGACCCAACAACAGTGCCGACACCGGATCCCATGCAAGCAATACTGCCTGGAGGTGCAGACCAGGTGCCCGTTTGTGTTACCGGACAATGACGAGCTGATCTATGGAGGTTTGCCTGGCTTCATCTGTACGG GGCTGCTGGAGAACCAGCTGCCCGACGAGGAGGCCAAGTGCTGCGAGGTGCAATGGGACTCCTGCGACCACCCCCCAGACAGCAACGGCAACACATCCCCCAAATCCACCGCGTCAGAGTCACTCCATTTCCACCGCCACGACCCCCACCTCCATCACCAGCGGCAGAACCACTACCACctctaccaccaccaccaccaccagtaCCACCAGCCCCACTCCCCATCCTTGCTGCCGGTCTCCGCAGGGTCTCGCCTCGGCAGCAGCAGGATCAGACTGTGCGTGCTGGTCCTGATGCTTCTCCACACCATGGTGTCCTTCTCGAGCGTGCAcggcggcagcggggcggcCGGCGGAGGGCTTAGCCTGGAGGCCCTGCCCGCCCTGGAGGAGAGCGTGGCACGGGACGAGTGA